Below is a genomic region from Burkholderia pseudomultivorans.
CAGCGCGCGAAAGGTCGGCCGCCGCACGTCGCGATACCACGCGTGGCGCGCCATGTCGGGCTCCCGCACCGCCGCCACGGGCGGCTGCGGGCACACCGCGTCGAGCGATGCATCCGGTTCGAGCGCCAGATGCGCGAGCCGCGCGGCGCCGAGCGCCGGGCCCACCTCGCCGCCGGCGCGCAGCGTCAGCGCGCGGCCGCTCAGGTCGGCGAGCATCTGCGTCCAGTACGCGCTGCGCGAGCCGCCGCCGATGACCGTGATGCTTTCGGGTGCCAGCCCGGCCGCATGCAGCGCGTCGATCCCGTCGAGCAGCGCGAAGCCGACGCCTTCGAGCGTCGCGTTCGCGAGATCCGCGCGCTGCGTGTCGGGCGTCAGCCCGTAGAACACGCCCTTCGCGTTCACGTCGTTGTGCGGCGTGCGTTCGCCGCTCAGGTAAGGCAGGAACCACGGGCGGTCCGCGCGCGCGTTCGTTTCCGCGTCGGCGAGCAGCGCGGCGACGCCGTCGTAACCGGCCAGCTGCGCGGTGAAATCGACGCAGCCGGCCGCATTCAGCATCACCGACATCAGGTGCCAGGTGTGCGGCAGCGCGTGACAGAAGCTGTGCACCGCCGAGTCCGGATTCGCGCGAAAGCCGTCCGATACCGCGAAATAAACGCCCGACGTGCCGAGCGACAGCAACGCATCGCCGGGCCGCACGATGCCGACGCCGACCGCGCCGGCCGCGTTGTCGCCGCCGCCCGCGACCACCGGAATCTCGCGCAGCCCGAGCGTGCGGGCGACGGCCGGCAGCAGCGTGCCGGTGATGCGGTTGCCCTCGAACACGGCAGGCACCTGCGCGCGCGACAATCCGCACGCAGCGAGCAGCGCGTCGTCGTAGTCGCGCTTCGCGACGTCGAGCCACAGCGTGCCCGCCGCATCCGACGGATCGGTCGCGAACACGCCGGTCAGCCGGTAGCGCAGATAGTCCTTCGGCAGCAGCACCTGCGCGATCCGCGCGAAGACCTCGGGTTCGTGCCTGCGCACCCACAGCAGCTTGGGCGCCGTAAAGCCCGGCATCGCGAGATTGCCGGCGACCGCGTGCAGCGCGGGCGCCAGTCGCTCGAGTTCCGCGCACTCCGCATCCGCGCGCCCGTCGTTCCAGAGGATCGCCGGGCGCAGCACGTCGCCGTGCGCGTCGAGCAGCGTCGCGCCATGCATCTGCCCGGTCAGGCCGAGCGCATCGATGTCGCGCGGATCGATGCCGGCCGCACGCGCATCGGCGACGAGCGCGGCGAGCGCGCCGCACGCCGCATCCCACCAGTCGTGCGGCGCCTGTTCGGACCAGCGCGGCCGCGGCCGGCTCACCGCGAGCGGCCGGCTCGCGCTGGCCCGCACCGCGCCGTCGCGGTCGAGCAGCACGGCCTTCACGCCCGAGGTGCCGAGATCGAGTCCGATGTACATCACGTCAACGCAGCCCGTAGATCGCCTGGTTCACGATATTCTCGAGCCGTTCCTGTGCGCCGCTCGCGTGCTGCGGGTTCACGCCCCGTGCGAGCGCATCGGCGGCGAGCGACTCGAGCGTGTAGCCGCCCGACAGGATCTCGCGGCCGAACGCGCTGTCCCACTGCGCGTAGCGCTGCCGGCGCAGCGCGTCGAGCCGGTCGTTCTCGACCAGCACGGCGGCGCGTTCGAGCGCGAGCGCGAGCACGTCGATCGCGCCGACATGGCCGTAGAACAGATCCTCCGGATCGACGCTCTGGCGACGCACCTTCGCGTCGAAGTTCATGCCGCCCGTGGTAAAGCCGCCGTGGCGCAGAATCTCGTAGAACGCGAGCGTCAGCTCCTCGACGCTGTTCGGAAACTGGTCGGTGTCCCAGCCGTTCTGCGGATCGCCGCGATTCGCGTCGACGCTGCCGAACACGCCGAGCGCGAACGCGTTCGCGATCTCGTGATGAAACGAGTGGCCGGCGAGCGTCGCGTGATTCGCCTCGATATTCACGCGTATCTCGTGCTGCAATCCGTATTGCGTGAGGAAGCCGTGCACGGTCGCGACGTCGTAGTCGTACTGGTGCTTGGTCGGCTCCTGCGGCTTGGGTTCGATCAGCAGCGCGCCGTCGAAGCCGATCCGGTGCTTGTGTTCGACGACCATCGACAGGAAGCGCGCAAGCTGTTCGCGTTCGCGAACGAGATCGGTGTTGAGCAGCGTCTCGTAGCCTTCGCGGCCGCCCCACAGCACGTAGTTCTCGCCGCCGAGCCGATGCGTCGCGTCGAGCGCGTGACGCACCTGGGTGGCCGCCCATGCGAACACGTCGGGATTCGGGTTGGTCGCCGCGCCCGCCGCGAAGCGCGGATGCGAGAACAGGTTCGCGGTGCCCCACAACAGCCGGACGCCGGTCGCCTGCTGGCGCTCGCCGAGGTAGTCGACCATCCGCGCGAAGTTCTCCACGTATTCGCGAAGGTTGTCGCCTTCCGGCGCGACGTCGGTGTCGTGGAAGGTATAGAACGGCGTGCCGAGCTTCGAGAAGAACTCGAACGCGGCATCGGCCTTCTGCCGCGCGCGTTCGAGCGCGTCGCCCGGCTGCTGCCACGGACGCCTGAACGCGCCCTGGCCGAAGATGTCGTGACCCGGCCACACGAACGTGTGCCAGTAGCACACCGCGATCCGCAGATGCTCTTCGAGCGTCTTGCCGAGCACCTTCTTCGTGCGGTCGTAATAGTGGTAAGCCAGCGGGTTGTCCGACTGCGGACCTTCGTAGCGAATCGCGGGAATCTGTTCGAAATACGACATGGCGTCTCCATCCGGTTTCTTGTTGCGGTGCGGCGCGCATCGCGATCGCGCGGCGCCGAATTCGATCTGGCTGGATCGTGCCTCCGCGCCCCGGCGCCCGCAATTGCGAAATTGCGCAGCACGCTTAACGTTTCTTGCCAGCGTGCTGCGCACGGCGCGCGTTCCGTCCTACAATCGGCGAACGCAAGACAAGCGCGCGACACCGCGCGCGCCCGGAGACAACCGCGTGACGCCCCGGACGGCGCGCGCTTCGAGACCGAGATGACCCGTCCCCCTTCCGCCCAGACGCCGCACCGCATCGCGCTGCTGTTCAACGCCAACAAGGTCTACGACCGCGAGATCATCAGCGGCATCGGCCAGTACCTGCGCTCGACGCGCGTGGTGTGGGACCTGTTCCTCGAAGACGACTTCCGCTGCCGGCTCGCCGGCATCGAGCATTTCGACGGCAACGGCATCATTGCCGACTTCGACGATCCGGCCGTGGCCGACGCGCTCGCCGGCTCGCCGCTGCCGATCGTCGCGCTCGGCTCGTCTTACGAGAATCCGGCGCAGTATCCGCCGGGCGTGCCGTATATCGCGACCGACAACGCGAAGCTCGTGTCGCTCGCCTACACGCACCTGATCGGCGCCGGCCTCGCGCACTTCGCGATGTACAGCCTGCCCGTCGCGCAGCAGAACCGCTGGGCGCAGCAGCGCGAACTGGCGTTCGACCGGCTCGCGCGCGCGGACGGGCTCGACGCACCGATCTACCGCGGGCTGTCGACGAGCGCATCGGAGTGGAATCATGCGATCGAGCAGCTGATCGGCTGGCTGCATGCGCTGCCGAAGCCGGTCGGCGTCATCGCGGTGACCGACGCGCGCGCGCGGCACCTGCTGCAGGCCTGCCTGATCGCCGGCCTCGCGGTGCCGGAACAGGTCGCGATCATCGGCATCGACAACGATCCGCTCACGCGCACGCTGACGCGCATTCCGCTGTCGTCCGTCATCCAGGGCACCGAGGAAATGGGCCGGACCGCCGCGCACCTGCTGCATCAGATGCTGCGCGGCGCGCGTTTTCCCGACCGGCGGATCCTCGTGCCGCCGGTCGGCATCAACGTGCTCGAATCGACGCGCCACCAGCCGCTCGCGAGCCCGCACGTGATGCGCGCCCGCCATTTCATCCGCCAGTACGCGTGCCAGGGCATCAAGACCGAACAGGTCGCCGACTACGTGGGCGTGTCGCGCTCGCTGCTCGAAGAACACTTCCGGCGCGAACTGCAGCGCACCGTGCATCAGGAGATCCTGCGCCACAAGCTCGAAGCGGCGCAGGCGCTGCTCGCCGGTCGACAGGCATCGAGCGCCGAAGTCGCGATCCGCTGCGGGTTTACGTCGCTCCAGTACATGTACGCAGTGTTCCGGCGCGAGCTGGGATGCACGCCGCGCGAATACCAGGAACGCGCCGCCGTCGCCGCGCACTGAAGCCGGCCCTTCACATCGAATCCACCCATGCATATCGATACCGATTCCCCCCGCCCGGCGCCCGGCGTCGCCCGCCTGCATTCCGAGCCTTGGGGCACGCTGCCCGACGGCGACGCGGTGCGGCGCTACACGCTGCGCAATGCGCACGGGATGCGCGTCGTCGTCAGCGACCTCGGCGCGACCGTCGTGTCGTGGCTCGCGCCCGACCGCACCGGCCGCTTCGCCGATATCGTGCTCGCGCACGACACGCCCGCGGAATATGTCGAATCCGGCGTCTACCTCGGCGCGACCATCGGCCGGTGGGCGAACCGAATCGCCGGTGCGCGCTTCACGCTCGACGGCGTCGACTACCGGCTCGACCGCAACGAGCGCGGCAACCTGCTGCACGGCGGCGCGAACGGCTTTCACCGCCAGCGCTGGGCCGTCGTCGACGACTGCGGCGGGCTCACGCTGCAGCTCGATTCGCCCGAAGGCGACGCCGGCTTCCCCGGCAACGTGAGCGTGCAGGTCCGCTACACGCTCGACGACGACGGCACGCTGACGATCGACTACACCGGTGTCGCCGATGCGCCGTCGCCGCTCAACCTGACGAATCACAGCTATTTCAACCTCAACGGCCGCGCCGGCAGCGACGTGCGCGGCCACGTGCTGAGCATCGACGCCGATGCCTTCCTCGAAGTCGACGACGCGCTGATCCCGACCGGCGCCGCGGACGTGACCGGCACCGCGTTCGATTTCCGTCAGAGCGCGCCGCTCGGCGCGCGCCTCGACTGGCCGCATGCACAGCTCGCGCGGGCGCGCGGCTTCGACCACTGCTTCGTGCTGCGCAACGGCATCTGCGCGGTCAGGCCGGTCGCACGCATCTACGA
It encodes:
- the xylB gene encoding xylulokinase, with protein sequence MYIGLDLGTSGVKAVLLDRDGAVRASASRPLAVSRPRPRWSEQAPHDWWDAACGALAALVADARAAGIDPRDIDALGLTGQMHGATLLDAHGDVLRPAILWNDGRADAECAELERLAPALHAVAGNLAMPGFTAPKLLWVRRHEPEVFARIAQVLLPKDYLRYRLTGVFATDPSDAAGTLWLDVAKRDYDDALLAACGLSRAQVPAVFEGNRITGTLLPAVARTLGLREIPVVAGGGDNAAGAVGVGIVRPGDALLSLGTSGVYFAVSDGFRANPDSAVHSFCHALPHTWHLMSVMLNAAGCVDFTAQLAGYDGVAALLADAETNARADRPWFLPYLSGERTPHNDVNAKGVFYGLTPDTQRADLANATLEGVGFALLDGIDALHAAGLAPESITVIGGGSRSAYWTQMLADLSGRALTLRAGGEVGPALGAARLAHLALEPDASLDAVCPQPPVAAVREPDMARHAWYRDVRRPTFRALYRALEPVFAAGA
- the xylA gene encoding xylose isomerase yields the protein MSYFEQIPAIRYEGPQSDNPLAYHYYDRTKKVLGKTLEEHLRIAVCYWHTFVWPGHDIFGQGAFRRPWQQPGDALERARQKADAAFEFFSKLGTPFYTFHDTDVAPEGDNLREYVENFARMVDYLGERQQATGVRLLWGTANLFSHPRFAAGAATNPNPDVFAWAATQVRHALDATHRLGGENYVLWGGREGYETLLNTDLVREREQLARFLSMVVEHKHRIGFDGALLIEPKPQEPTKHQYDYDVATVHGFLTQYGLQHEIRVNIEANHATLAGHSFHHEIANAFALGVFGSVDANRGDPQNGWDTDQFPNSVEELTLAFYEILRHGGFTTGGMNFDAKVRRQSVDPEDLFYGHVGAIDVLALALERAAVLVENDRLDALRRQRYAQWDSAFGREILSGGYTLESLAADALARGVNPQHASGAQERLENIVNQAIYGLR
- a CDS encoding XylR family transcriptional regulator, giving the protein MTRPPSAQTPHRIALLFNANKVYDREIISGIGQYLRSTRVVWDLFLEDDFRCRLAGIEHFDGNGIIADFDDPAVADALAGSPLPIVALGSSYENPAQYPPGVPYIATDNAKLVSLAYTHLIGAGLAHFAMYSLPVAQQNRWAQQRELAFDRLARADGLDAPIYRGLSTSASEWNHAIEQLIGWLHALPKPVGVIAVTDARARHLLQACLIAGLAVPEQVAIIGIDNDPLTRTLTRIPLSSVIQGTEEMGRTAAHLLHQMLRGARFPDRRILVPPVGINVLESTRHQPLASPHVMRARHFIRQYACQGIKTEQVADYVGVSRSLLEEHFRRELQRTVHQEILRHKLEAAQALLAGRQASSAEVAIRCGFTSLQYMYAVFRRELGCTPREYQERAAVAAH
- a CDS encoding aldose epimerase family protein, whose translation is MHIDTDSPRPAPGVARLHSEPWGTLPDGDAVRRYTLRNAHGMRVVVSDLGATVVSWLAPDRTGRFADIVLAHDTPAEYVESGVYLGATIGRWANRIAGARFTLDGVDYRLDRNERGNLLHGGANGFHRQRWAVVDDCGGLTLQLDSPEGDAGFPGNVSVQVRYTLDDDGTLTIDYTGVADAPSPLNLTNHSYFNLNGRAGSDVRGHVLSIDADAFLEVDDALIPTGAADVTGTAFDFRQSAPLGARLDWPHAQLARARGFDHCFVLRNGICAVRPVARIYDPESGRELVVSTDQRGLQLYTGNHLDGVRVSGGTRCARHAGLCVEAGGFPDQVNMPDLRDEVIVHPGAVYRQTTQYRVAVRA